In a single window of the Cydia pomonella isolate Wapato2018A chromosome 2, ilCydPomo1, whole genome shotgun sequence genome:
- the LOC133534809 gene encoding uncharacterized protein LOC133534809 isoform X1, with amino-acid sequence MPRWVGVRQDASDIQLHGYCDASNDAYAAVVYLRVVDHEGNVTVHLVAARTKVCPIRQISTPRLELSGAVLLSKLLAEVSTVLSMPVSHCRAWTDSTIVLAWLQGEPNRWTTFVANRVTEILSILNHDQWAHVESTSNPADCASRGMSPSDFIQFELWVHGPAWLHDPNYQHPTSEPVSTELEAKPMKVQVCTVLSPAQPSEELSAWTKYSSLTKTVRVVAYCLRFCKKLKGESFPSYLTARELDNALKVGIKASQLSAFPRELTNLNNSNPIPRRSIILSLCPFLDEDGIMRTRGRIEHSDHSYNVKHPIIMPHDHHLSKLIVSDAHSRTLHGGPQLTLNYVRSKFLIINAKSLIRHILSKCVRCIKYKVTKTQPFMADLPSSRVTVARPFHRTGCDYAGPINIRISKGRGCKSYKGYIALFVCMVTRCIHLEAVSSLTTEGFLAAYRRFVARRGPCKEIWSDNGSNFVGASKELRILFQQGEASVMKEVAEALANEGTEWHFIPPRAPNFGGLWEAGVASTKYHLKRVLDGTTLTFEELSTVLAQAEACLNSRPMYQLPSNEVDTSPLTPGHFLVGEALVTAPDRNYEDSQISPLHRWQLTQKIMQQFWRKWSQEYLTTLYQRYKWTKVTPEPQVGDVVLVKEDDLPPSMWLYGLVQEKHPGPDNVTRVVTLKCKHSKLMRPVSKLIVLPVAN; translated from the coding sequence ATGCCACGATGGGTTGGCGTCAGGCAAGACGCGAGTGATATCCAGCTGCATGGGTACTGCGACGCCTCCAACGACGCTTACGCAGCAGTCGTATACCTGAGGGTAGTGGATCATGAAGGTAATGTTACTGTCCATTTAGTCGCAGCCAGAACAAAGGTCTGTCCAATCCGCCAAATTTCCACACCCCGACTTGAACTTTCCGGAGCAGTACTCTTATCCAAACTGCTGGCAGAAGTATCCACTGTCTTATCCATGCCAGTCAGTCATTGCAGGGCTTGGACAGACTCAACCATAGTCCTCGCATGGCTTCAAGGTGAGCCGAACCGTTGGACAACGTTTGTTGCCAATCGCGTCACCGAGATCCTATCCATACTAAACCATGATCAGTGGGCGCATGTAGAATCCACCAGCAACCCGGCAGACTGTGCAAGTCGAGGAATGTCACCATCTGATTTCATCCAATTCGAGTTGTGGGTCCATGGCCCAGCTTGGCTACATGACCCTAACTACCAGCATCCAACATCCGAGCCCGTATCCACTGAGCTAGAAGCAAAGCCCATGAAAGTCCAGGTATGTACAGTTTTATCCCCTGCTCAGCCATCCGAAGAGTTGAGTGCTTGGACTAAATACTCATCTTTAACAAAGACAGTAAGAGTAGTAGCTTACTGTCTCAGATTTTGTAAAAAACTGAAAGGAGAATCGTTTCCATCCTATCTGACCGCAAGAGAGCTTGATAATGCCTTGAAGGTAGGTATTAAAGCAAGTCAATTGTCAGCCTTTCCCCGGGAGTTAACTAACCTGAATAACTCTAATCCAATTCCCCGGAGAAGCATTATCTTATCATTGTGTCCCTTCTTGGACGAGGATGGCATTATGAGAACGCGAGGTAGGATTGAGCATAGCGATCATTCTTATAATGTAAAGCATCCTATCATAATGCCTCATGACCATCACTTGTCAAAGCTGATTGTGAGTGACGCTCACTCAAGGACTCTCCACGGAGGCCCCCAACTCACCCTAAATTATGTAAGATCCAAGTTTCTAATTATTAATGCCAAAAGCTtgattagacatattttaagtaaatgtgTGAGATGTATAAAGTACAAAGTCACCAAAACTCAACCCTTCATGGCTGATTTACCCAGTAGCAGGGTGACTGTTGCTCGACCGTTCCACCGCACCGGGTGCGACTATGCAGGCCCtataaatatcagaatatcCAAAGGTAGAGGATGCAAGAGCTATAAGGGCTATATAGCACTGTTTGTATGTATGGTAACCCGTTGTATCCACCTGGAGGCAGTAAGTTCACTTACCACTGAAGGGTTTCTAGCTGCTTATAGACGGTTCGTGGCACGTCGAGGACCCTGTAAGGAGATTTGGAGCGACAATGGGTCCAACTTTGTCGGTGCATCCAAGGAACTGCGCATCCTCTTCCAGCAGGGCGAGGCTTCTGTCATGAAAGAGGTTGCTGAGGCCTTAGCTAATGAAGGTACTGAATGGCATTTTATTCCACCCCGGGCTCCCAATTTCGGTGGACTCTGGGAGGCGGGTGTCGCCTctactaaatatcatttgaaacgGGTCCTAGATGGCACCACTCTCACGTTTGAGGAGTTATCAACGGTTTTAGCACAGGCTGAGGCTTGTCTAAACAGTAGGCCCATGTACCAGCTGCCATCAAATGAAGTGGACACGAGTCCACTCACCCCGGGACACTTTCTAGTTGGCGAAGCTCTGGTAACCGCGCCAGATCGCAACTATGAAGATTCTCAAATCAGCCCTTTACATAGATGGCAGCTCACCCAGAAGATTATGCAGCAGTTCTGGCGAAAGTGGTCTCAGGAGTACCTAACAACGCTCTATCAGAGGTACAAATGGACTAAGGTGACCCCAGAGCCACAGGTAGGTGACGTAGTGTTAGTCAAGGAGGATGATCTCCCGCCCTCGATGTGGTTATATGGGTTAGTACAAGAAAAGCACCCTGGTCCAGACAATGTCACTAGAGTCGTTACCTTAAAATGTAAACATTCCAAACTTATGAGACCTGTTTCCAAATTAATAGTGTTGCCTGTTGCCAACTAG